Proteins from a genomic interval of Bradyrhizobium sp. CCGB01:
- a CDS encoding efflux RND transporter periplasmic adaptor subunit, which yields MKRNLAIALVALAAILAGKGFWFFGMDRKPAVAAVPVLAAVPVVTAAVTGKDVPIYLRGIGTVIAYNTDVVRSQIQGQIVKIAFTEGQTVKAGDLLAQIDPRPYEAQIEQLTANRDRDQAQLANAEANLSRYNQLGDKGYATPQLIETQTAQVAQLKAAVKADQAQIDEANVQLSYTRLTSAIPGITGVRQIDVGNVIHPTDPNGLVVVTQIEPISLLFTLPQTDLPVIQEHAAKGPLKVIAYSQDNKMKLGEGALLLVNNEIAGTTGTVQLKAEFANHEHRLWPGQLVNARLLLEIQKDALTVAGSAVQQGPNGSYVYVVSPDQTASLRPVHVAQISDGQALIDQGLKSGDTVVVDGQYRLTEGSRVRELHGKAAREADLQSAVQDAIP from the coding sequence ATGAAACGAAACCTCGCCATCGCGCTTGTCGCTCTCGCCGCGATCCTCGCCGGTAAAGGCTTCTGGTTCTTCGGCATGGACCGGAAGCCGGCCGTCGCCGCCGTGCCGGTTCTCGCGGCCGTACCCGTGGTCACCGCAGCGGTCACCGGCAAGGACGTTCCGATCTATCTGCGCGGCATCGGCACCGTGATCGCCTACAACACCGATGTCGTGCGCAGCCAGATTCAGGGACAGATCGTCAAGATCGCCTTCACCGAGGGACAGACCGTCAAGGCCGGCGATCTGCTCGCCCAGATCGACCCGCGACCCTACGAGGCCCAGATCGAGCAGTTGACAGCCAATCGCGACCGGGATCAGGCCCAGCTCGCCAATGCCGAGGCCAATCTTTCCCGCTACAATCAACTGGGCGACAAGGGCTATGCGACCCCGCAACTGATCGAGACGCAGACCGCGCAGGTGGCCCAACTCAAGGCCGCCGTGAAAGCGGACCAGGCGCAGATCGATGAGGCCAACGTCCAGCTTAGCTATACACGCCTGACATCGGCCATTCCCGGCATCACCGGCGTCCGCCAGATCGATGTCGGCAACGTGATTCATCCGACCGACCCGAACGGTCTCGTCGTCGTCACCCAGATCGAGCCGATTTCGCTGCTGTTCACCCTTCCGCAGACGGATCTGCCCGTGATCCAGGAACACGCTGCAAAAGGCCCATTGAAAGTCATCGCCTACAGCCAGGACAACAAGATGAAGCTCGGCGAAGGCGCGCTGCTGCTCGTCAACAACGAGATCGCAGGGACGACCGGCACCGTCCAGCTCAAGGCCGAATTCGCCAATCACGAGCACCGGCTGTGGCCGGGACAGCTGGTGAATGCCCGGCTGCTGCTGGAGATTCAGAAGGATGCGCTGACGGTCGCCGGCTCCGCGGTGCAGCAGGGTCCGAACGGCAGCTATGTCTATGTCGTCTCTCCCGACCAGACCGCCTCCTTGCGTCCCGTTCACGTCGCGCAGATCAGCGATGGGCAGGCCCTGATCGACCAGGGACTGAAGTCGGGTGATACCGTCGTCGTCGACGGTCAGTATCGGCTGACGGAAGGCAGCCGTGTTCGGGAGCTGCACGGGAAGGCCGCGCGCGAGGCCGACCTGCAAAGCGCCGTGCAGGACGCGATTCCATGA
- a CDS encoding alpha/beta hydrolase — translation MKHVNAGLAFAALSLLATVAPASAEPLKNIVLVHGAWVDASGWKPVYEILTKEGFRVSMVQEPETSFADDVTAAKRILDLQDGPTLLVGHSYGGSIITEAGVHPNVVGLVYVAAHAPDVGEDESALGKKTPSVLGKTEGVIKVTPDKFTYLDPVQFPKLFAPDLPRERAEFVARSQVLAATQVFSTPLTAAAWKTKPSWGIVAGSDQIINPDLERWYYERAKSQTTVIPGASHSVFESHPKEVAAVITRAARSIDQPATR, via the coding sequence ATGAAACACGTCAACGCTGGCCTCGCCTTCGCCGCTCTCTCCCTGTTAGCGACCGTCGCCCCGGCGAGCGCTGAGCCCCTAAAGAACATCGTCCTGGTGCACGGAGCCTGGGTCGATGCGTCCGGCTGGAAGCCGGTCTACGAGATCCTGACCAAGGAGGGCTTCCGCGTCAGCATGGTGCAGGAGCCCGAGACCTCGTTTGCCGATGACGTGACGGCGGCGAAACGGATTCTCGATCTCCAGGATGGCCCGACGCTTCTCGTCGGCCACAGCTACGGCGGTTCGATCATCACCGAAGCGGGCGTCCATCCCAATGTGGTCGGTCTGGTCTACGTTGCCGCGCATGCGCCCGACGTCGGCGAGGACGAATCGGCGCTGGGCAAGAAGACGCCAAGCGTGCTTGGAAAGACCGAGGGCGTCATCAAGGTCACGCCGGATAAGTTCACCTATCTCGATCCCGTGCAATTCCCCAAGCTGTTCGCGCCCGATCTGCCGCGTGAGCGGGCCGAGTTCGTCGCGCGTTCCCAGGTTCTGGCCGCGACGCAGGTATTCAGCACGCCGCTGACGGCGGCAGCCTGGAAGACCAAGCCGAGCTGGGGCATCGTCGCCGGCAGCGACCAGATCATCAATCCGGATCTCGAGCGCTGGTACTACGAGCGCGCCAAGAGCCAGACCACCGTGATCCCGGGTGCGAGCCACTCGGTCTTTGAGTCGCATCCGAAGGAAGTGGCGGCGGTCATCACCCGTGCCGCACGCAGCATCGATCAACCGGCCACCCGCTGA
- the mdcA gene encoding malonate decarboxylase subunit alpha, which yields MTSWQNNRTAREARIAAGAGLANGKVVETRDATRLLEAVIRPGDRVCLEGDNQKQADLLSRALLAVDLARVNDLHMVQSGVVLPEHLDLFDRGVAKRLDYAYSGPQSARIARMLFGGKIELGAVHTYLELFARYFIDLTPHVALIAAVSADRDGNLYTGPNTEDTPTVVEATAFKDGIVIAQVNDIVETVPRVDIPADRVHFIVKSDKPFFVEPLFTRDPAAITEGQILTAMLAIKGIYAPYGVQRINHGIGFSTAAIELLLPTFGERLGLKGRIATHFALNPHPALIPAIESGWVRQIHSFGSEVGMDEYIRARSDVYFTGPDGSLRSNRAFCQTAGLYACDMFIGSTLQIDLQGHSSTVTTSRIAGFGGAPNMGADARGRRHPSEPWLKAGAEADPDGPAPLRRGRKLVVQIGQTFGDKNVPLFVEKLDALELAEKLNLDLAPIMIYGDDVTHIVTEEGVANLLLCRTLQEREQAIRGVAGYTDVGRKRDRNMVAHLRERGVIRRPEDLSINPLDADRSMLAARSIKDLVRWSGGLYAPPSKFRNW from the coding sequence ATGACCAGCTGGCAGAACAACCGCACTGCGCGAGAGGCGCGCATTGCGGCCGGTGCCGGACTTGCAAACGGCAAGGTCGTGGAGACACGGGACGCCACGCGCCTGCTGGAAGCCGTGATCCGGCCGGGCGACAGGGTTTGCCTCGAAGGCGATAACCAGAAGCAGGCGGATTTGTTGAGCCGTGCGCTGCTGGCGGTGGATCTCGCCAGGGTCAACGATCTGCACATGGTGCAGTCGGGTGTTGTCCTTCCCGAACATCTCGACCTGTTCGACCGCGGGGTCGCAAAGCGGCTGGACTATGCCTATTCCGGACCACAATCGGCGCGCATTGCGCGCATGCTGTTCGGCGGCAAGATCGAGCTGGGAGCGGTTCACACCTATCTAGAACTGTTCGCCCGCTACTTCATCGATCTCACCCCGCACGTCGCGCTAATCGCCGCGGTCAGCGCCGACCGCGACGGCAACCTCTACACCGGCCCGAACACCGAGGACACGCCGACCGTGGTGGAGGCCACCGCGTTCAAGGACGGCATTGTGATCGCCCAGGTCAACGACATCGTCGAGACGGTTCCTCGCGTCGATATTCCCGCGGACCGGGTCCATTTCATCGTCAAGTCCGACAAGCCGTTCTTCGTCGAGCCGCTGTTCACGCGCGATCCGGCTGCGATCACCGAGGGGCAGATCCTGACCGCGATGCTCGCGATCAAGGGCATCTACGCACCTTATGGCGTGCAGCGTATCAATCACGGTATCGGCTTCAGCACGGCCGCGATCGAGCTCCTGCTGCCGACGTTCGGCGAAAGGCTGGGACTGAAGGGCAGGATCGCAACCCACTTCGCGTTGAACCCGCATCCCGCGCTCATTCCCGCGATCGAGTCCGGGTGGGTCCGGCAGATTCACTCTTTCGGCTCGGAGGTCGGCATGGACGAGTACATCCGCGCCCGGTCCGACGTCTATTTCACCGGCCCTGACGGCTCGCTGCGGTCGAACCGCGCCTTTTGCCAGACTGCCGGGCTCTACGCCTGCGACATGTTCATCGGCTCCACGCTGCAGATCGATCTGCAGGGACATTCCTCGACCGTCACCACCTCGCGCATTGCCGGGTTCGGAGGTGCGCCGAACATGGGGGCGGATGCGCGCGGGCGGCGTCACCCGAGCGAACCCTGGCTGAAGGCCGGAGCGGAGGCCGATCCCGACGGTCCGGCGCCGCTACGCCGTGGCCGCAAGCTGGTCGTTCAGATTGGCCAGACCTTCGGCGACAAGAACGTGCCGCTGTTTGTCGAGAAGCTCGATGCGCTCGAGCTTGCGGAGAAGCTGAACCTCGATCTCGCGCCCATCATGATCTATGGCGACGACGTCACCCACATCGTCACCGAGGAAGGCGTGGCTAATCTCTTGCTCTGCCGCACCTTGCAGGAGCGCGAGCAGGCGATCCGCGGTGTTGCGGGCTACACCGATGTCGGCCGCAAGCGAGATCGCAACATGGTCGCGCACCTGCGCGAGCGCGGCGTGATCCGCCGGCCGGAAGATCTCAGCATCAATCCGCTGGATGCGGATCGCAGCATGCTGGCGGCGCGCTCGATCAAGGATCTCGTGCGCTGGTCGGGCGGGCTCTACGCGCCGCCGTCGAAATTCAGGAACTGGTGA
- the mdcC gene encoding malonate decarboxylase acyl carrier protein: MEDLSFQHPVRGRAGGTRRSAIVGVVASGNLEVLVERVLPDVECAVEIKTAALGFGEIWGAVIGDFVERYSPGGLKFSINDGGARPDTVSLRLAQAVRLIAEDDR; this comes from the coding sequence ATGGAAGATCTCAGCTTTCAGCACCCGGTTCGCGGGCGGGCGGGCGGCACCAGGCGGAGCGCTATTGTCGGTGTGGTCGCCTCGGGCAATCTGGAAGTGTTGGTGGAGCGCGTCCTGCCGGACGTGGAATGCGCTGTCGAGATCAAAACCGCGGCACTTGGCTTCGGCGAAATCTGGGGCGCCGTGATCGGCGATTTCGTCGAGCGCTATTCGCCCGGCGGACTGAAATTCTCCATCAATGACGGGGGCGCGCGCCCCGACACGGTCTCGCTTCGGCTGGCGCAGGCGGTGCGATTGATCGCGGAGGACGACCGATGA
- a CDS encoding biotin-independent malonate decarboxylase subunit beta, giving the protein MTAPLPHIAPAERGRGTSFNEASARTRLDLLLDAGSLVEFIGPEQREVSPHLEIFGLPEQFDDGIVVGSGRLDGTPVFVAAQEGRFMGGAFGEVHGAKLTGLLRAAREIGSIPVLILFDTGGVRLQEANAGELAIAEIMRAVMEARSAGVKVIGLIGGRSGCYGGGGLIAGCCSALAVSEAGRIAVSGPEVIETNRGVEEFDSRDRALVWRTMGGKHRRLLGAADVFADDTVQDFREAALELIGLIGAFGLDQLRAEQGRLADRLRRFGACEDAVDIWTAEGVAHAETVPELPADQFIALARRIGRSSRDAR; this is encoded by the coding sequence ATGACCGCGCCGCTCCCGCACATCGCCCCGGCCGAACGGGGCCGCGGCACCAGCTTCAACGAGGCATCGGCGCGGACGAGGCTCGATCTGCTGCTCGATGCCGGCAGCCTGGTCGAGTTCATCGGGCCGGAACAGCGCGAGGTCAGTCCGCATCTGGAGATATTCGGCCTTCCCGAGCAGTTCGATGACGGCATCGTCGTCGGCTCCGGCCGCCTCGACGGCACGCCGGTATTCGTCGCCGCGCAGGAGGGACGTTTTATGGGCGGCGCATTCGGCGAGGTGCACGGCGCCAAGCTGACGGGGCTGCTTCGTGCAGCGCGCGAGATCGGCTCGATCCCCGTTCTGATCCTGTTCGACACTGGAGGCGTCCGGCTGCAGGAGGCCAATGCCGGCGAGCTTGCCATCGCCGAGATCATGCGCGCGGTGATGGAGGCACGCAGCGCCGGCGTGAAGGTCATTGGCCTGATCGGCGGGCGCTCCGGCTGCTATGGCGGCGGCGGTCTGATCGCAGGCTGTTGCTCCGCGCTCGCGGTGTCGGAGGCGGGACGCATTGCGGTTTCGGGTCCCGAAGTGATCGAGACCAATCGCGGGGTCGAGGAATTCGACTCCCGTGACCGTGCCCTGGTCTGGCGCACCATGGGCGGCAAGCACCGACGGCTGCTCGGGGCAGCCGACGTCTTCGCAGACGACACGGTGCAGGATTTTCGCGAGGCGGCGCTCGAGCTGATCGGGTTGATCGGCGCCTTCGGCCTCGACCAGCTCAGGGCGGAGCAGGGGCGTCTGGCCGACAGGCTACGCCGCTTCGGCGCTTGCGAAGACGCCGTCGATATCTGGACGGCCGAAGGTGTTGCGCATGCGGAAACGGTGCCGGAATTGCCGGCGGACCAGTTCATTGCGCTCGCTCGAAGGATTGGGAGGAGCAGCCGTGACGCTCGATGA
- the mdcE gene encoding biotin-independent malonate decarboxylase subunit gamma, producing MTLDDILASLFPDGHEVTNDDGVIAGAATLRSGGRMLVTGVADRTALGVDEAIRLSAHVLESIDRRSGPILVLVDSDSQRMSKRDELLGLNEFLAHLAKVLIHADMHGRPTIGLLYGHSAAGALLATGLATRVLVGLPGASPEVMDLPSMAKVTKLSMKALEEKSKSTPVFAPGLSNLEQMGAVHMTWSDATSLADQLEALLADMPAARDRRDALGKERGGRPKAADIAERVRDLALQAR from the coding sequence GTGACGCTCGATGACATTCTCGCCTCGCTGTTTCCCGACGGCCATGAGGTCACGAACGACGATGGCGTCATTGCCGGCGCGGCGACGCTACGGTCCGGCGGCAGGATGCTTGTGACTGGTGTTGCGGATCGTACCGCGCTCGGCGTCGACGAGGCGATCAGGCTTTCCGCGCACGTCCTGGAATCGATCGACCGGAGGAGCGGACCGATCCTGGTGCTCGTCGACAGCGACAGCCAGCGCATGAGCAAGCGTGACGAGCTGCTCGGGCTCAACGAATTCCTCGCGCATCTGGCGAAGGTGCTGATCCACGCGGACATGCATGGCCGCCCGACCATCGGTCTTCTCTACGGCCACTCGGCTGCGGGGGCCCTGCTTGCGACGGGCCTTGCAACGCGCGTGCTGGTCGGATTGCCCGGCGCTTCCCCTGAGGTGATGGATCTGCCGTCGATGGCGAAGGTCACCAAGCTCTCGATGAAGGCGCTTGAGGAGAAATCCAAGTCGACGCCGGTTTTCGCTCCGGGGCTCTCCAATCTCGAGCAGATGGGTGCCGTTCACATGACATGGAGTGATGCCACCTCACTCGCAGACCAGTTGGAGGCGCTGCTCGCCGATATGCCGGCTGCACGGGATCGTAGAGATGCGCTCGGCAAGGAGCGTGGGGGCCGGCCGAAGGCCGCCGATATCGCGGAGCGCGTTCGTGACCTCGCCCTGCAAGCCCGGTGA
- the mdcG gene encoding malonate decarboxylase holo-[acyl-carrier-protein] synthase has translation MTSPCKPGEPPAGRHDLVFVSPHGWRAMLEMRGDLAVDPLVLRWPEMGWPTIRRRPLPCEATGLALGLPLPPSAGKKRLSLLADIDHIASVARPPSLRQARASAPRNWWPTLDRLNGLALLHSVDVRVFGSLAWQSLTGLEYVTARSDLDVLLAFHRDADLDRLAADVAAIEIDAPMRLDGELMRADGAAVNWREFHAGASQLLVKTIGSVGLLDRDRFISGATGS, from the coding sequence GTGACCTCGCCCTGCAAGCCCGGTGAACCGCCGGCCGGTCGCCACGATCTCGTTTTTGTCAGCCCGCATGGCTGGCGCGCGATGCTCGAAATGCGCGGCGATCTCGCCGTCGACCCGTTGGTTTTGCGCTGGCCCGAGATGGGATGGCCGACGATCAGGCGACGCCCTCTGCCTTGCGAGGCAACTGGCCTCGCGCTGGGCCTGCCGCTGCCACCTTCTGCCGGCAAGAAGCGGCTCTCTCTTCTCGCTGACATCGACCACATCGCATCGGTCGCGAGGCCGCCCTCGCTGCGGCAGGCGCGCGCATCTGCGCCGCGCAACTGGTGGCCCACGCTCGATCGGCTCAACGGGCTCGCGCTTCTGCATTCGGTGGACGTGCGCGTGTTCGGTAGCCTCGCATGGCAGTCGCTGACCGGGCTCGAATACGTGACTGCCCGTTCCGACCTCGATGTCCTGCTGGCATTCCACCGCGACGCAGATCTGGATCGTCTCGCTGCCGATGTGGCTGCGATCGAGATCGATGCGCCGATGCGGCTCGATGGCGAATTGATGCGTGCGGATGGTGCAGCGGTGAACTGGCGCGAATTCCATGCCGGCGCGAGCCAGCTCCTGGTCAAGACCATCGGGTCCGTAGGCCTGCTCGACAGGGATCGATTCATTTCGGGAGCGACGGGATCATGA
- the mdcB gene encoding triphosphoribosyl-dephospho-CoA synthase MdcB, with the protein MITAAARGIEPLVPRHRQMAPEIRTVGGFAADCLTMELETWPKPGLVSHVDNGSHDDMDADTFRRSAVAIRPYLQSLADAGALGCGMGVLRIIGLEAERAMLEATSGVNTHRGAIFGLGLLCAAAGARAGGLVDPALLLGDVVARLWGASILHGPVLLHSHGSAARRRFHAGGARLEAANGFPSVYRIGLPALRRTTPGTPGDAEAARVEACFALIASVEDTNLLHRGGLDGLRFARRAARRFIGAGGVRAPGWRFSARSIHESFVARRLSPGGSADLLAMSLFVDAHDAPGP; encoded by the coding sequence ATGATCACGGCGGCCGCGCGAGGCATCGAACCGCTCGTTCCACGCCATCGGCAGATGGCGCCCGAGATACGGACCGTCGGCGGCTTCGCTGCAGATTGCCTCACCATGGAGCTGGAAACCTGGCCCAAGCCAGGGCTCGTGAGCCATGTCGACAATGGTAGTCACGACGATATGGACGCCGACACGTTTCGTCGCAGCGCCGTGGCTATCAGGCCCTACCTTCAGAGTCTTGCCGATGCGGGCGCGCTCGGTTGCGGCATGGGCGTGCTGCGGATCATCGGCCTGGAGGCCGAACGTGCGATGCTGGAGGCGACTTCAGGCGTCAATACGCATCGCGGCGCGATCTTCGGTCTCGGCCTGTTGTGTGCGGCGGCCGGTGCGAGGGCCGGCGGGCTGGTCGATCCGGCACTTCTGCTCGGCGATGTCGTAGCACGCCTCTGGGGTGCCAGCATACTCCACGGCCCGGTGCTGCTGCACAGCCATGGCAGCGCTGCTCGCCGCCGCTTTCACGCGGGCGGAGCCCGTCTCGAGGCGGCGAACGGGTTTCCCAGCGTCTACCGGATCGGCTTGCCTGCCTTGCGGCGGACGACGCCTGGCACGCCTGGGGATGCGGAAGCGGCTCGGGTCGAAGCGTGCTTTGCCCTGATAGCGTCCGTGGAAGACACGAATCTGCTGCATCGTGGCGGGCTCGACGGGCTTCGCTTTGCGCGCCGCGCGGCGCGCCGTTTCATCGGCGCCGGCGGCGTGCGTGCGCCCGGCTGGCGCTTCAGCGCGCGATCGATCCACGAGAGCTTCGTCGCCCGTCGTCTCAGCCCCGGTGGCTCCGCTGACCTGCTTGCGATGTCGCTCTTCGTCGACGCCCATGACGCGCCGGGACCATGA
- a CDS encoding AEC family transporter translates to MMPDAILVALVPVFFVLLLGYAAGKFHVVDNLHVDALNALVMDFAVPASLFAATASASRREMIEQVPLFLVLGTTMLLVYAAWYLAARRLFKASRPDASIQALTVGFPNLAGVGLPILTSVVGQGGTVPVAVALATGSVLISPVTLIMAEMDAARARGEELAARQMLTAVGRAIAKPVVLAPVLGILFSLSDMSLDALAHACLALIGSSAAGVALFLTGAILSAQSFRLNWTIAAATVTADMVRPLAAVAVTHVFPIASDTARTAILLATVPSGFFGILFAVNYRLDSAAVGSIVISSTAFSVATMAVAIATLFPH, encoded by the coding sequence ATGATGCCCGATGCAATTCTGGTGGCGCTGGTGCCTGTGTTCTTCGTTTTGCTGCTGGGATATGCCGCCGGCAAGTTTCATGTCGTCGACAATCTCCATGTCGATGCGCTCAACGCGCTCGTGATGGATTTTGCCGTGCCGGCGTCCCTGTTCGCGGCGACAGCCTCGGCGTCGCGCAGGGAGATGATCGAGCAGGTTCCGCTCTTCCTGGTGCTCGGCACAACGATGTTGTTGGTCTATGCCGCCTGGTATCTTGCCGCGCGCCGCTTGTTTAAGGCATCACGGCCTGATGCGTCGATACAGGCCCTCACGGTCGGCTTTCCGAATCTCGCCGGCGTCGGTCTTCCAATCCTGACGTCCGTCGTGGGACAGGGGGGTACCGTTCCCGTCGCCGTCGCATTGGCAACCGGTTCGGTCCTCATCAGTCCGGTGACGCTGATCATGGCGGAAATGGATGCCGCCAGGGCTCGTGGCGAGGAACTGGCGGCGCGGCAGATGCTGACGGCAGTCGGGCGCGCGATCGCCAAGCCGGTGGTGCTCGCGCCCGTGCTCGGTATCCTGTTTTCGTTGTCGGACATGAGCCTCGACGCACTTGCTCATGCGTGCCTCGCGCTGATCGGAAGTTCGGCCGCCGGCGTCGCACTGTTCCTCACCGGGGCCATCCTGTCGGCACAATCGTTCCGCCTCAATTGGACGATCGCGGCCGCGACGGTAACCGCGGACATGGTTCGGCCGCTCGCGGCCGTTGCAGTCACTCACGTCTTTCCAATCGCTTCCGACACCGCGAGGACGGCCATTCTGCTAGCCACGGTGCCTTCTGGCTTTTTCGGCATCCTGTTTGCGGTCAATTACCGGCTGGACTCCGCGGCGGTCGGATCGATCGTCATTTCGAGCACGGCATTCAGCGTCGCGACCATGGCGGTCGCGATCGCCACGCTCTTTCCGCATTAG
- a CDS encoding acyltransferase domain-containing protein translates to MTLAILCSGQGGQLRNMFALTGNAPEATHLFAHAATLLGGRDPRDFVRSESGEALHHNRSGQILCTLQALAAAAALRGIIPHGAVIAGYSVGEVAAWGVGGLFEPVLTLDLAVRRAEAMDAASCAGDGLIFVRGLSHDDITRLCDRHGAAIAIVNPGDAFVIGGGREVLNRVAEDARALHATGIVDLPVEVASHTGRLAEASVVFREILRSALVAFPPAGSARILSGIDGGSVVSAEAGHDKLAAQISQTVQWGNCLQGCLEAGATVFLEFGPGHALSGMVANVAPDLPVRSLDDFRTLQGVRAWLARQLRD, encoded by the coding sequence ATGACACTTGCGATCTTGTGCTCAGGACAAGGCGGGCAGCTTCGGAACATGTTCGCCCTGACGGGCAATGCACCGGAGGCGACGCACCTGTTTGCTCACGCGGCAACATTGCTGGGCGGCAGGGATCCGCGCGATTTCGTGCGCAGCGAATCTGGAGAGGCTCTGCATCACAACCGTTCCGGCCAGATCCTATGCACCTTGCAGGCACTGGCCGCCGCCGCCGCACTGAGGGGCATCATTCCACACGGCGCCGTCATTGCAGGCTACAGTGTCGGTGAGGTGGCGGCCTGGGGCGTGGGAGGCTTGTTCGAACCGGTCCTCACACTCGACCTCGCGGTGCGTCGCGCGGAAGCGATGGATGCGGCCAGCTGTGCAGGCGATGGGCTGATCTTTGTTCGCGGTCTTTCACATGACGATATTACCCGCCTTTGCGATCGCCACGGCGCGGCGATCGCCATCGTCAATCCGGGCGACGCCTTTGTCATCGGCGGTGGCCGGGAGGTGCTGAACAGGGTTGCCGAAGATGCGAGGGCGTTGCACGCCACCGGGATCGTCGATCTGCCGGTTGAGGTTGCCTCCCACACCGGACGGCTCGCCGAAGCATCGGTCGTGTTTCGCGAAATCTTGCGGTCGGCGCTGGTGGCGTTCCCCCCGGCGGGCAGCGCGCGCATCCTGAGCGGCATCGATGGCGGTTCGGTCGTCTCCGCCGAGGCGGGCCACGACAAGCTCGCCGCGCAGATCTCGCAAACCGTGCAGTGGGGAAATTGCCTGCAAGGCTGTCTCGAGGCCGGCGCCACGGTATTTCTCGAGTTCGGACCTGGACACGCACTGAGCGGGATGGTTGCGAACGTCGCACCCGACCTACCGGTGCGGTCGTTGGATGATTTCAGGACTCTTCAGGGCGTGCGTGCCTGGCTTGCGCGGCAACTTCGCGACTGA
- a CDS encoding helix-turn-helix domain-containing protein — protein sequence MLTDMQAVGARLTHQPGPREPDFSQGPRAFPHERKWRQPEQRAGVAREDITISRFTCAQTAVRREEATTPPDRYFFSVALKSTRLKLSRGSQTIFDGTMPAGTLYVGAPSKPLRAQFHAPCDFLHFHISTSCLPSPQPGTDPLAPEYLNDLVLLRDPFAGQLAKALTEQIHSADREFARCIAQALALHVARREPPRTKVNALPKWRLRRVEEYVRARFDHAISLSDLARVAGLSRMHFAAQFRAATGYRPREYLLQQRIEHAKSLLSDTETPLAEAALAVGFCTQAHFSTVFKRVTGDTPARWRCTSRNALASSRLADCDPVPAPEPVSQILPADFR from the coding sequence ATGCTCACAGATATGCAAGCGGTCGGCGCCCGGTTGACGCATCAACCCGGCCCCCGCGAACCGGATTTCTCTCAGGGGCCACGTGCATTCCCCCACGAACGAAAATGGCGCCAGCCCGAGCAGCGCGCGGGCGTTGCGCGCGAGGACATCACGATCTCGCGTTTTACCTGTGCGCAGACGGCCGTCAGGCGCGAGGAAGCAACGACGCCTCCCGACCGATACTTCTTCTCTGTCGCCTTGAAGAGCACACGTCTTAAGCTGAGCAGAGGCAGTCAAACCATTTTCGACGGTACGATGCCGGCAGGCACGCTCTATGTCGGCGCGCCGTCGAAGCCGCTCCGCGCACAGTTCCATGCGCCGTGCGATTTCCTGCACTTCCACATCTCGACTAGTTGCCTTCCATCACCGCAACCGGGAACAGATCCGCTCGCGCCCGAATACCTAAACGATCTCGTTCTGTTGCGCGACCCGTTCGCCGGGCAACTCGCAAAGGCGCTGACGGAACAGATCCATTCGGCCGATCGGGAATTTGCGCGCTGCATCGCCCAAGCGTTGGCGTTGCACGTCGCTCGGCGCGAGCCCCCGCGCACGAAAGTCAACGCCTTGCCGAAATGGCGGCTCCGACGCGTCGAAGAGTATGTCAGGGCACGCTTCGACCACGCCATCAGCCTGTCCGATCTTGCCCGCGTTGCGGGATTGTCCCGGATGCACTTCGCAGCACAGTTTCGCGCCGCGACGGGGTACCGGCCGCGCGAGTATCTCCTGCAACAGCGCATCGAGCACGCAAAATCCCTGTTGTCGGATACCGAGACGCCCCTGGCCGAGGCGGCGCTTGCCGTCGGTTTCTGCACGCAGGCGCATTTCTCCACCGTGTTCAAACGTGTTACGGGCGACACGCCGGCACGTTGGCGATGCACCAGCCGGAACGCATTGGCGTCCTCCAGGCTCGCTGACTGCGATCCGGTTCCGGCACCTGAGCCAGTGTCTCAGATCCTGCCGGCGGACTTTCGGTGA